Proteins from a single region of Carassius carassius chromosome 37, fCarCar2.1, whole genome shotgun sequence:
- the LOC132118451 gene encoding tetraspanin-31 — MVCGGFTCSKNALCSLNLVYMLVGLLLIVVAAWRKGFGIVSSIHIIGGVIAVGFFLLLIAIVGLIGAVHHHQVMLFFYMIILFIVFLFQFGVSCSCLAMNQGQQEKLLNSSWGIMNNDTRISLEKRLDCCGLFNDTQNQGVFVSDLDLCDAPCVKKNTCLTCGEKMLQHSSEALKILGGVGLFFSFTEILGLWLAMRYRNQKDPRANPSAFL, encoded by the exons ATGGTGTGCGGAGGATTTACGTGCTCGAAAAACGCCCTCTGTTCACTAAATTTAGTTTATATG CTGGTGGGTCTCCTGCTGATTGTCGTAGCAGCATGGAGGAAAGGCTTTGGCATTGTCTCCAGCATCCACATAATCGGCGGCGTGATTGCCGTGggcttctttcttctgctgatcgCCATTGTGGGACTCATTGGAGCTGTCCATCATCACCAAGTCATGCTTTTCTTT TACATGATCATTCTCTTCATTGTGTTCCTTTTCCAATTTGGGGTTTCCTGTTCATGTCTGGCCATGAATCAGGGTCAACAG GAGAAGCTGCTGAATTCATCCTGGGGAATAATGAATAACGACACAAGAATCAGCCTTGAGAAGAGGTTGGACTGCTGTGGCCTGTTCAACGATACGCAGAACCAGGGAGTGTTTGTGTCTGACTTAGACCTCTGTGATGCT CCATGTGTAAAAAAGAACACCTGCCTCACCTGCGGCGAAAAGATGCTCCAACATTCATCAGAAGCTTTGAAGATCCTTGGAGGAGTCGGCCTCTTTTTCAGCTTTACAGAG ATCTTAGGACTTTGGCTGGCCATGCGCTACAGAAACCAAAAGGACCCGAGAGCGAACCCCAGTGCATTCTTATAG